Proteins from one Nitrospirae bacterium YQR-1 genomic window:
- a CDS encoding EAL domain-containing protein has protein sequence MRISLGNKINSLLLLMTLIAVAELLAIYYYQSAQRYDVSVINIAGRQRMLSQVIGKYILSVAYGNLNDLKPLDDAVERYDSSLSMLYKGTKASNGVFGHNATVVISPAPKELEPLFKENINIWESFKNNIDTIKNGGSFTDDLKYTLVNNNALLDISNRITLGFEDISNRKHRRLMNVLLMMTAIDILIFLLGGYNVYKLIRPLSELSKSAFNIGKGDFQQRITLPKANDEIRDLAAAFNTMSESLNETTVSKDYIDGVVNAMVDMLFVVDSSGIIKTINNAAGSMLGIDRDELIGKSVTEIFIPSEKLMVEGKLKEAMAMGTVGKGGLGNVEGTFITISGSRFPVQCSFSFMRVSERNDIVCVANDITQRRRYEEDLRKLSTAVEQSISSIVITDIEGNIEFVNQKFTECTGYTLAEVKGKNPRILKSGKHDQAFYKNMWDTIKAGNEFRGDLCNMKKDGTLYWEYLSISPIKNPGGEITHFIAVKLDDTERKKMEEHLRQLAHHDVLTGLPNRTLFEDRINQSILQAKRNDYMFAVMFLDLDRFKLVNDTLGHNVGDLLLKEVSWRLEDCVRKSDTVARMGGDEFQILVSKIVKPSDLITIAQKIIKTINEPYVLGQHTCQVGVSIGISIFPNDGDTLEALSKCADVAMYQAKEHGKNDYRFYEPSMDKAITERVTLEKALITALESEQFLLHYQPQIDMATGRIGGCEALIRWQHPETGLVSPAKFIPIAEETRLIVPIGKWVIATACRQGRKWLDAGFSPIRISVNLSAQHFRQKELLKTITDVLDETRVSPEQLELEITESGLMSNVEESIKVMHQIRDMGINISVDDFGTGYSSLVYLKRFPLQTLKIDQSFIRNCPYDASDAVITSSIISMAHSLNIKVIAEGVENIQQLELLRTFECDEIQGFLFSKPVTAHEFTELLEDEHVYSL, from the coding sequence TTGAGAATATCGCTTGGCAATAAAATAAACTCTCTGCTTTTGCTTATGACATTAATAGCGGTTGCAGAGCTTCTTGCTATTTATTACTATCAATCGGCGCAAAGATATGACGTTTCGGTAATTAACATAGCCGGACGCCAGAGGATGCTCTCCCAGGTAATCGGCAAATACATCCTGTCGGTGGCTTATGGAAACCTCAATGATTTAAAGCCTCTTGACGATGCAGTTGAGCGCTATGACAGCAGCCTTTCGATGCTATATAAAGGCACTAAAGCCTCAAATGGAGTCTTTGGGCATAATGCCACGGTGGTTATATCCCCTGCCCCAAAAGAGCTGGAACCACTGTTTAAGGAAAACATCAATATCTGGGAGTCGTTTAAAAACAACATCGATACGATAAAAAATGGAGGCAGCTTTACCGATGATTTGAAATATACACTAGTCAACAACAATGCACTGCTTGATATCAGCAATAGAATTACGCTTGGTTTTGAAGATATTTCCAACAGAAAACACAGGCGTTTAATGAACGTGCTGTTGATGATGACGGCAATAGATATCTTGATTTTCCTCTTAGGCGGCTACAATGTCTATAAGCTAATAAGACCGCTGAGTGAGCTTTCAAAATCAGCTTTTAACATAGGAAAGGGGGATTTTCAACAGAGGATTACCCTTCCAAAGGCCAATGACGAGATAAGAGACCTTGCTGCTGCATTTAATACCATGTCAGAGAGTCTCAACGAAACAACGGTATCTAAGGACTATATAGACGGTGTGGTCAATGCAATGGTGGATATGCTATTTGTGGTGGATTCCTCGGGGATAATAAAGACAATAAATAATGCCGCCGGCAGTATGCTTGGTATTGACAGGGATGAGCTTATCGGCAAGTCTGTTACAGAAATATTTATTCCTTCCGAAAAACTGATGGTTGAAGGTAAGCTCAAAGAAGCTATGGCAATGGGCACTGTCGGCAAAGGCGGCTTAGGCAACGTGGAGGGCACTTTTATAACCATAAGCGGAAGCAGATTTCCCGTGCAATGTAGTTTTTCATTTATGAGGGTATCAGAAAGAAATGACATAGTCTGTGTGGCTAACGACATTACCCAGAGAAGGCGCTATGAGGAGGATCTGAGGAAATTATCCACAGCAGTGGAACAAAGTATAAGTTCTATTGTTATTACAGACATAGAGGGCAACATAGAGTTTGTTAACCAGAAGTTTACAGAGTGTACCGGTTATACTCTTGCCGAGGTCAAGGGTAAGAATCCGCGCATTCTTAAATCCGGCAAACATGACCAGGCGTTTTATAAAAACATGTGGGATACTATAAAGGCCGGCAATGAATTCAGAGGCGATTTGTGTAATATGAAGAAAGACGGAACACTCTACTGGGAGTATCTGTCCATATCTCCGATAAAAAACCCCGGCGGGGAGATAACACATTTTATTGCGGTTAAGCTGGATGATACAGAGCGTAAGAAAATGGAGGAACACCTCAGACAACTTGCACACCACGACGTACTTACCGGTTTGCCTAACCGCACCTTGTTTGAAGACAGAATTAATCAGTCTATTCTGCAAGCCAAAAGAAATGACTATATGTTTGCGGTGATGTTTTTGGACCTCGACAGGTTTAAGCTTGTCAACGACACACTGGGACACAATGTTGGAGACCTGCTGCTTAAGGAGGTCTCATGGCGGCTTGAGGACTGCGTAAGGAAATCCGACACTGTAGCGCGCATGGGTGGTGATGAATTTCAGATACTGGTTTCAAAAATAGTTAAGCCCTCAGACTTGATAACCATAGCCCAGAAGATAATAAAAACAATAAATGAACCGTATGTGCTTGGTCAGCACACGTGTCAGGTTGGTGTCAGCATTGGTATAAGCATCTTCCCCAATGACGGTGACACGCTGGAGGCCTTGAGCAAGTGTGCAGATGTGGCAATGTATCAGGCCAAGGAGCACGGAAAGAATGATTACAGGTTTTATGAGCCCTCTATGGATAAAGCTATAACGGAGCGAGTGACACTTGAAAAAGCTCTTATTACGGCTCTGGAGTCGGAACAGTTTCTGCTTCACTATCAACCACAAATAGATATGGCTACGGGCAGGATAGGTGGTTGTGAGGCTCTGATAAGGTGGCAGCACCCTGAGACCGGACTGGTATCTCCGGCAAAATTTATACCGATAGCGGAGGAAACGCGTCTGATCGTGCCTATAGGCAAATGGGTAATAGCCACTGCCTGTCGTCAGGGCCGCAAATGGTTGGATGCCGGTTTCTCACCAATTCGTATTTCGGTAAACCTCTCCGCACAGCATTTTAGACAAAAGGAACTTTTAAAGACTATAACTGATGTTTTAGATGAGACAAGAGTATCCCCTGAGCAGCTTGAGCTTGAAATTACGGAAAGCGGCCTTATGTCAAATGTTGAAGAAAGCATAAAGGTTATGCATCAAATCAGGGACATGGGTATAAATATTTCTGTGGATGATTTTGGTACAGGGTACTCATCTTTGGTTTATTTGAAACGTTTTCCTCTTCAGACGCTGAAAATTGACCAGAGCTTTATCCGTAACTGTCCATATGATGCTTCTGATGCTGTTATCACCTCATCTATAATCTCAATGGCTCACAGTCTCAATATCAAAGTTATAGCTGAAGGGGTCGAGAACATCCAGCAACTGGAGTTATTGCGTACCTTTGAATGTGACGAGATTCAGGGGTTCCTTTTCAGCAAGCCTGTTACAGCCCATGAGTTTACTGAGCTTCTTGAGGACGAACATGTCTATAGTCTATAA
- a CDS encoding response regulator, with amino-acid sequence MMMLVISHSTALHRTLEQYLKKNYPGITYEIIFNDIDAVKKLQTSHNYKIILSDWDDDYVDGFKLLKLVRENPATRDIPFLMITEKHDSGNIIKCVSAGVSGYVKKPIDNEIIEQKIKPFFVKFNLQGPETIQKQINIKNLNIPPCPAIINDIRMELRKPAPAIDKIVAHIKKDVAVTAILLKFANSPVYGSGKVDDIVRALHVLGLKNFADMVLAALLQVSLKDTGIVTETFWKHSLASATLCSFIAGRMYPKHVDTAYLLGLFHDCAMPLLLKKFQGYEKYVDLAISNTVGIIEKEEEAFSTNHTEVSALIVKSWKVENIIVEAIKYHHSTELGTSRNLEYYTGAKELWSIIVLAEHLCQFFGFSGPLPIKSDEDFLKTYEKVMIELHMEVQDLKDLKDDAFTVIEKISDTF; translated from the coding sequence ATGATGATGCTTGTAATATCACACTCAACAGCTTTGCACAGGACTCTTGAACAATATTTGAAGAAAAATTACCCGGGCATTACTTACGAGATAATATTTAATGACATTGATGCCGTAAAAAAACTACAGACAAGCCATAACTATAAGATTATTCTAAGTGACTGGGATGATGACTACGTTGATGGATTCAAGCTGCTAAAGCTGGTAAGAGAAAATCCTGCAACAAGGGATATCCCTTTTTTAATGATTACTGAAAAACATGACAGCGGCAACATTATTAAGTGCGTTAGTGCCGGAGTGTCAGGATATGTTAAAAAACCAATTGATAATGAAATTATTGAACAGAAGATTAAACCTTTTTTTGTCAAATTTAACTTACAGGGACCTGAGACAATACAAAAACAAATAAACATAAAAAATTTAAATATTCCCCCGTGTCCTGCCATCATCAATGATATACGTATGGAATTAAGAAAGCCTGCTCCGGCTATAGACAAGATAGTAGCGCATATAAAAAAGGATGTTGCTGTTACAGCAATTTTGCTGAAGTTTGCAAACTCACCGGTATATGGCTCAGGCAAGGTAGATGACATTGTAAGGGCTCTGCATGTGTTAGGGTTAAAAAATTTTGCCGATATGGTTTTAGCCGCACTGCTGCAGGTTTCTCTCAAAGATACCGGAATTGTCACCGAAACTTTTTGGAAGCATTCATTAGCCTCAGCAACACTATGTTCTTTTATTGCCGGCAGGATGTATCCTAAACATGTTGATACTGCTTATCTTTTGGGCCTCTTTCATGATTGTGCTATGCCGCTGCTTTTAAAAAAATTTCAGGGATATGAAAAATATGTTGATTTGGCAATATCCAATACAGTTGGAATAATTGAAAAGGAAGAGGAGGCTTTTAGTACAAACCATACAGAGGTAAGCGCACTGATTGTAAAAAGCTGGAAAGTGGAAAACATAATTGTTGAGGCGATAAAGTATCACCACAGTACTGAACTCGGCACATCGCGTAACTTAGAATACTATACGGGGGCAAAAGAGCTTTGGAGTATTATTGTTTTAGCTGAGCACCTTTGTCAGTTTTTTGGTTTTTCCGGTCCCTTACCCATAAAATCAGACGAAGATTTTCTTAAAACGTATGAGAAAGTAATGATAGAGCTGCACATGGAAGTTCAGGATTTAAAAGATTTAAAGGACGATGCATTTACAGTTATAGAGAAAATTTCTGATACTTTTTAG
- a CDS encoding response regulator translates to MLLVVSHSIVLHRVLEHYLKKNFPHIVCDKVFNDIDAVSRLQGNEKYELILSDWDDDYVDGYKLLTLVRENPVTKSVPFVIISEKHDSESIIKCVNASVSGVVKKPVDADVIEQKLKPFFEKLNIQSSDIVKKQVNIQSLNIPPCPAIINELRGELKRTTPALDKIVEYIKKDVALTASLIKLASSPIYGAGKVESVLRALHVLGLENFTNMVLAALLQNSIKDSGIVTETFWRHSLTSAVLCSFIANKKYPKLVDTAYLAGLFHDCSIPLFLKRFPGYEKHADLALSNSTEGIGQEEQHYSTNHAEVSAIVVKTWKVQDCVVEAVRYHHSVDVGTPRNSGYYQNVREVWSIVVLAEHISQYYGYSGMLPIKSDEDFFNVYEKAMVELHMDVLDIKDLKDDAFSVIENISETF, encoded by the coding sequence ATGCTGCTTGTAGTGTCACATTCAATTGTTTTACACAGGGTTCTTGAACATTATCTTAAGAAAAATTTCCCTCATATTGTCTGCGATAAAGTTTTCAACGATATTGATGCAGTGAGCAGATTACAGGGCAATGAAAAGTATGAGCTTATTTTAAGCGACTGGGATGATGATTACGTTGATGGGTATAAGCTGTTGACTTTGGTAAGAGAAAATCCTGTAACAAAGAGCGTTCCTTTTGTGATAATTTCTGAAAAGCATGATAGTGAAAGTATCATAAAGTGTGTAAATGCTTCAGTGTCCGGTGTTGTTAAAAAACCGGTTGATGCTGATGTTATTGAACAGAAGCTTAAACCTTTTTTTGAGAAGCTGAATATACAAAGTTCTGACATTGTAAAAAAACAGGTGAATATACAAAGTTTAAACATCCCGCCATGCCCGGCTATTATCAATGAGCTTCGTGGTGAGTTGAAAAGAACAACACCGGCTTTGGATAAAATCGTTGAGTATATAAAGAAGGATGTAGCACTTACGGCATCCTTAATAAAGCTGGCAAGCTCACCAATTTATGGTGCAGGCAAAGTTGAGAGCGTTTTAAGGGCTTTACATGTGTTGGGTTTGGAAAATTTTACAAATATGGTTTTAGCGGCTTTACTACAAAATTCCATTAAAGACTCAGGCATAGTTACAGAGACGTTTTGGCGGCACTCTCTAACCTCTGCAGTGCTGTGTTCTTTCATTGCAAATAAGAAATATCCCAAACTTGTTGATACAGCATATCTTGCCGGATTATTTCACGATTGCTCCATTCCGCTTTTTCTAAAGAGATTTCCGGGATATGAAAAACATGCCGACCTGGCATTATCCAACTCAACGGAGGGAATTGGGCAGGAGGAGCAGCACTACAGCACCAACCATGCAGAGGTAAGCGCCATTGTGGTAAAAACATGGAAAGTTCAAGACTGCGTTGTTGAGGCAGTCAGGTATCACCACAGTGTTGATGTCGGCACACCGCGTAATTCCGGTTATTACCAGAACGTCAGAGAGGTATGGTCAATTGTCGTTTTGGCTGAACACATAAGCCAATACTACGGCTACTCCGGCATGTTGCCGATAAAGTCTGACGAGGATTTCTTTAATGTCTATGAAAAAGCAATGGTTGAGCTGCATATGGATGTTTTAGACATTAAGGATTTAAAAGACGATGCCTTCTCAGTTATAGAAAACATTTCTGAGACTTTTTAG
- the yajC gene encoding preprotein translocase subunit YajC, with protein sequence MLSIAWAMGQPPQGGQAGAPDIFMSFLPLMVIFIIFYFLMIRPQQTKAKAHREMLAGLKKGDKVITTGGIYAVVESVEENTVTLKISENVKVKFGKPFITTIRGANDGD encoded by the coding sequence ATGTTATCAATAGCGTGGGCAATGGGGCAACCGCCTCAGGGTGGACAGGCTGGAGCTCCGGATATCTTCATGAGTTTCCTGCCTCTTATGGTAATATTCATAATATTTTACTTTTTAATGATACGGCCTCAGCAGACCAAGGCAAAAGCGCACAGAGAAATGCTTGCCGGCCTTAAAAAAGGCGATAAAGTGATAACAACCGGCGGAATTTATGCAGTTGTGGAGTCTGTGGAGGAAAACACGGTTACGCTTAAGATTTCTGAAAACGTAAAGGTAAAATTCGGCAAACCTTTTATAACAACCATACGCGGCGCTAATGATGGTGATTGA
- the secD gene encoding protein translocase subunit SecD yields the protein MKKSVKWRFLLIGLALLLTITALLPNMPFYKDLPPAIKKLSPEKGIILGLDLQGGLYLVFEVEGQKAVAQTTKRISQGIQKLIDNKNLHADVKFDGKNITVSPASPELRKAIENGYPNLSVTDSGTSIVYSLSEKESKSIRDNACEQALETIRNRIDQFGVAEPVIQRQGESEIVVQLPGVKEPKRAIELIGKTAQLEFKLVDDDSPLAAELPAHIKSFEEDETMAKFKDKIAGDNEILFERITNKETGEVTKKPILLKKDSLMTGDYISEARVQIDTRFNSPYVSLNFNSDGAKLFEEITGKYVKKRLAIILDGNVYSAPVIQEKISGGNAQISGSYSMEEAKDLAIVLRAGALPAPVNMLQNITVGPSLGSDSIAAGKLTAIAAFIMVAGFMAIYYKLSGLIADLALVLNIMFLLGAMAALNATLTMPGIAGIVLAIGMAVDTNVLMFERMRDELKAGKTPRASVDSGYDKAFLTIVDSHVTTLITAAVLYQFGTGPIKGFAVTLSIGIAINLFTSLIGTKAVFDFINAEREVQKLSI from the coding sequence TTGAAAAAATCTGTAAAGTGGCGATTTTTACTGATAGGGCTGGCGCTCTTACTTACAATTACCGCTCTGCTGCCTAATATGCCTTTTTATAAGGATTTGCCACCGGCAATTAAGAAGCTCTCCCCGGAAAAAGGCATAATACTGGGACTTGACCTTCAGGGAGGCCTCTACCTTGTATTTGAAGTAGAAGGACAAAAGGCTGTTGCACAAACCACAAAAAGAATCTCTCAGGGAATTCAGAAACTTATAGACAACAAAAATCTTCACGCCGATGTGAAATTTGACGGCAAAAACATAACGGTAAGCCCCGCATCCCCGGAGCTAAGAAAAGCTATAGAAAACGGTTATCCAAACCTTTCAGTCACAGACTCAGGGACGTCAATAGTATATTCCCTATCGGAAAAAGAATCAAAATCCATAAGAGACAACGCCTGTGAACAGGCCCTTGAAACCATAAGAAACAGGATAGACCAGTTTGGTGTGGCCGAACCTGTGATTCAGAGACAGGGAGAGAGCGAAATAGTGGTGCAATTGCCCGGGGTAAAGGAACCCAAAAGAGCCATTGAATTAATAGGAAAAACGGCACAACTGGAGTTTAAACTTGTTGATGACGACTCCCCCCTTGCCGCAGAACTGCCTGCTCACATCAAGTCCTTCGAGGAGGACGAAACAATGGCTAAGTTTAAAGACAAGATAGCAGGGGATAATGAAATTTTATTTGAGCGAATTACCAATAAGGAAACCGGAGAGGTTACGAAAAAACCGATTCTGCTTAAAAAAGATTCCCTTATGACCGGTGACTATATATCAGAGGCGAGGGTTCAGATTGATACAAGGTTCAACAGCCCATATGTGTCTCTGAATTTCAACTCAGACGGAGCTAAGTTGTTTGAGGAGATCACCGGTAAGTATGTAAAGAAACGCCTTGCCATAATTCTGGACGGTAATGTGTACTCAGCCCCTGTGATACAGGAAAAGATATCAGGCGGCAATGCCCAGATTTCAGGCTCCTACTCAATGGAAGAGGCCAAGGACCTTGCCATAGTGCTGAGGGCAGGGGCGCTGCCCGCTCCCGTCAATATGCTTCAAAACATAACTGTTGGCCCATCGCTTGGTTCAGACTCTATAGCAGCCGGTAAGCTGACCGCCATTGCGGCCTTCATTATGGTAGCGGGGTTTATGGCAATCTACTATAAGCTCTCAGGTTTGATAGCCGACCTTGCCCTTGTCTTAAACATAATGTTTTTGCTTGGTGCCATGGCCGCCCTTAATGCCACCCTGACTATGCCTGGTATTGCCGGTATAGTTTTAGCTATTGGAATGGCGGTTGATACCAACGTGCTGATGTTTGAACGAATGCGGGATGAGTTAAAGGCGGGTAAAACCCCACGGGCCTCGGTTGACTCCGGTTACGATAAAGCGTTTTTAACCATTGTGGACTCTCACGTTACAACCCTGATAACGGCTGCCGTTTTATACCAATTCGGGACCGGCCCCATTAAGGGTTTTGCCGTAACTCTGAGTATTGGTATAGCAATAAATCTCTTTACGTCGCTGATAGGTACAAAGGCTGTCTTTGATTTCATAAACGCCGAAAGGGAGGTTCAAAAGTTAAGCATATGA
- the secF gene encoding protein translocase subunit SecF — translation MIEIIKKTNIDFMGKRFIAFAVSGAFSILGILAIIAVVRGTANLGIDFAGGTAVQVKFDQPVTLHDVRKALDAGGLVGADLQEFPAVKKVLVVIKKTSPATHDTNAASTTAGVSDKVIESLTKGLRDKKLTVDSVSEIGPKVGSRLRTDAMWAIIASVVGILIYVGWRFQFSFSIGATFATFHDVLAVLGIFYVLGYEINLILLTALLTIAGYSLTDTVVVFDRIRENLRAMIKEPVTKVINRSINEVLSRTLVTSLTVFIASLALYFFGGEVLHDFALAMALGVIIGTYSSVFVASPVVLLWVGDKQLVKK, via the coding sequence ATGATTGAGATTATCAAAAAAACCAATATAGATTTTATGGGCAAACGCTTTATAGCATTTGCCGTATCAGGTGCTTTTTCAATACTGGGGATACTTGCGATAATTGCTGTGGTGCGTGGGACGGCAAACCTTGGTATAGATTTTGCCGGCGGTACGGCGGTACAGGTAAAATTTGACCAGCCTGTAACATTACATGATGTGAGGAAGGCCCTTGATGCGGGCGGCCTTGTGGGGGCTGACTTACAGGAGTTTCCAGCGGTTAAAAAGGTGTTGGTAGTTATAAAAAAAACCTCTCCTGCAACACACGACACAAACGCCGCTTCCACAACAGCCGGTGTGTCGGATAAAGTCATAGAGTCTCTGACCAAAGGGCTTCGGGATAAAAAACTGACTGTGGATTCGGTCTCAGAAATAGGCCCAAAGGTCGGCAGCCGCCTGCGCACAGATGCTATGTGGGCAATTATCGCCTCTGTAGTGGGAATTCTGATATATGTGGGATGGCGTTTTCAGTTCAGCTTCAGCATAGGGGCCACTTTTGCAACCTTTCACGACGTTTTGGCGGTGCTTGGCATCTTTTATGTCCTGGGATATGAAATTAACCTAATTCTCTTAACGGCACTTTTAACAATAGCCGGTTATTCCCTTACCGACACAGTTGTAGTCTTTGACAGGATACGGGAAAACCTTCGTGCCATGATTAAAGAACCGGTTACAAAAGTTATAAATAGAAGCATAAATGAGGTGCTCTCAAGAACTCTGGTAACTTCCCTGACAGTGTTTATTGCATCGTTAGCCCTGTATTTTTTTGGGGGAGAGGTGCTCCATGACTTTGCTTTGGCCATGGCGCTTGGCGTAATCATAGGCACATACTCCTCTGTCTTTGTGGCAAGCCCTGTAGTGCTGCTTTGGGTAGGAGATAAACAACTTGTGAAAAAATAA
- the recJ gene encoding single-stranded-DNA-specific exonuclease RecJ, with protein MRTNSEYVDYLARSLNVSSILSQVLINRNIKTPEKARSFFDSTVSLLSDPGLLSGMDTAVERIRLAIRRSETILIHGDYDADGTSAVAIMVETLKKLGAKTRYFIPGRFNHGYGFHVAAVDLARDYGCSLIVTVDCGISSFEAAGKASEAGLDVIITDHHKPAFDEQSGQPVLPKALAVVNPKIMPADNPHSMLTGAGIALMLSLALYASNIGEVTGLLDLAAIGTVADVAPLVDENRLIVKDGIRVLMDGNRAGLKALFEVASAGGKTIDVDLLSYCAIPRINAAGRMADASEVVELFLTGSDSDAKRIAANLDALNFRRQRIEEGVYESALNQIELEGFDKAIVIYDEDWHEGVLGIVASKLTDKFGVPAFVFSVKHSVAKGSARGVPEIDIYKVLCDCSEYLIQFGGHKQAAGLKLNLEMIPQFTAALNEVIGRTSAGSTAQSMIMIDTDCTLKDINFKLLNELSKLAPFGYGNPEPFFGIKGLTPYSPKIVGKNHLKLKLGDKSIQFDAIGFDLGDQLSIVSGTGRVDAVITPTINEYNGSRNLQLNIKAIRKSPPL; from the coding sequence ATGCGCACAAACAGCGAGTATGTTGACTACCTCGCACGGTCTCTTAATGTCTCTTCAATCCTATCACAGGTTTTAATAAACCGGAACATCAAAACTCCTGAAAAAGCCAGGAGTTTTTTTGATTCCACCGTTAGTTTATTGTCAGACCCAGGCCTGCTAAGCGGCATGGACACAGCTGTGGAGCGCATACGCCTGGCAATACGGCGCTCTGAGACCATACTTATCCACGGTGACTATGACGCTGACGGCACATCTGCTGTGGCCATTATGGTTGAAACCCTTAAAAAGCTTGGAGCTAAAACCAGGTATTTTATCCCAGGCAGATTTAACCATGGCTATGGTTTCCATGTTGCGGCAGTTGATCTTGCCCGTGATTATGGGTGTTCTTTGATTGTAACTGTTGACTGTGGGATATCTTCTTTTGAAGCTGCCGGCAAAGCCTCAGAGGCCGGCCTTGACGTGATAATAACAGACCATCACAAGCCTGCCTTTGATGAACAATCAGGGCAGCCTGTGCTGCCTAAAGCCCTTGCGGTAGTAAACCCAAAAATTATGCCTGCTGATAATCCCCATTCGATGCTCACCGGAGCTGGAATTGCCCTTATGCTCTCCCTTGCACTGTATGCATCCAACATCGGAGAGGTGACAGGGCTTCTTGACCTTGCTGCCATAGGTACAGTAGCTGATGTTGCCCCGCTTGTGGATGAAAACAGGCTTATTGTTAAAGATGGCATAAGAGTACTGATGGATGGTAACAGAGCCGGTCTTAAGGCCCTTTTTGAGGTTGCCTCGGCAGGAGGTAAAACAATAGACGTTGATCTTCTTTCCTACTGTGCAATCCCCAGAATTAATGCAGCAGGACGTATGGCAGATGCCTCGGAGGTTGTAGAGCTCTTTCTAACCGGCTCGGACTCAGATGCTAAAAGGATAGCGGCAAATCTGGATGCCCTTAATTTCAGGCGTCAACGGATTGAGGAGGGAGTTTATGAGTCTGCTTTGAATCAAATTGAGTTGGAGGGTTTTGACAAGGCAATAGTTATTTATGATGAGGACTGGCATGAGGGAGTGCTGGGAATTGTAGCTTCCAAACTTACAGATAAGTTTGGTGTGCCTGCTTTTGTGTTTTCTGTTAAACACTCAGTAGCTAAGGGTTCAGCCCGAGGCGTGCCTGAAATTGATATTTATAAAGTCCTCTGTGACTGCTCAGAGTATCTGATACAGTTTGGCGGACACAAGCAGGCTGCCGGCCTTAAACTTAACCTCGAAATGATACCTCAATTTACTGCCGCCTTAAATGAGGTGATAGGGCGCACATCCGCCGGCTCCACTGCTCAGTCCATGATTATGATTGACACCGACTGCACACTCAAGGATATTAACTTTAAACTATTAAATGAACTCTCTAAGCTTGCTCCATTCGGTTACGGAAATCCCGAGCCTTTTTTTGGAATCAAGGGACTTACCCCATACTCACCTAAAATAGTAGGAAAGAATCATCTGAAACTAAAGCTTGGTGACAAAAGCATACAATTTGACGCCATTGGTTTTGACCTTGGCGACCAGCTCTCAATTGTTTCAGGCACCGGCAGAGTGGACGCCGTCATCACCCCCACAATCAATGAATATAACGGCTCCAGAAATCTACAGTTAAATATAAAAGCTATCAGAAAAAGCCCCCCTTTATAA